A window from Pirellulales bacterium encodes these proteins:
- a CDS encoding DegT/DnrJ/EryC1/StrS family aminotransferase, whose product GRKAGSFGHIAAFSFQGAKIMTCGEGGMLVTSDEALYERARYLNDHGRDPHRPFVISSIGYKYKMSNLQAALGVAQLERIEEMIAKRRQIFQWYRQRLGGVSELALNVERFWARNIYWMTSVVLGDQIAISRDDVMAGLKERGIDSRPFFPPVSSFPMFESRERENPVAYRVSQRGINLPSGHNLTEADVDRVCKSLLEVLGQSHRRREAA is encoded by the coding sequence GGGCGCAAGGCCGGCAGCTTCGGCCACATCGCCGCGTTCAGTTTTCAAGGGGCGAAGATCATGACCTGTGGCGAAGGGGGAATGCTCGTCACCAGCGACGAAGCCCTCTACGAGCGGGCCAGATACCTGAACGATCACGGCCGCGACCCGCACCGCCCGTTTGTCATTTCATCGATCGGTTACAAATACAAAATGTCGAATCTCCAGGCCGCACTCGGGGTGGCGCAGCTCGAACGGATCGAAGAGATGATCGCCAAACGGCGGCAGATTTTTCAGTGGTATCGGCAGCGGCTGGGCGGAGTGAGCGAGCTGGCGCTCAATGTCGAACGGTTCTGGGCGCGGAACATCTATTGGATGACATCGGTCGTGCTCGGCGACCAAATTGCGATCAGCCGCGACGACGTCATGGCGGGGCTGAAGGAGCGCGGCATCGACTCGCGGCCGTTCTTCCCGCCCGTCAGCAGCTTCCCGATGTTCGAAAGCCGTGAGCGGGAGAATCCAGTCGCTTACAGAGTTTCGCAACGCGGGATCAATCTGCCGAGCGGGCACAATCTGACCGAGGCCGACGTCGATCGAGTTTGCAAGAGTTTGCTGGAAGTGCTCGGGCAATCGCACCGGCGGCGCGAGGCCGCGTAA